CGCGAGCTCCGTGTCATCCACGTCACGACGCACGTCGCGCTCCGCCGCGTCCCTGATCTCGTCACGCGCGACCGCGTCCTCCGGACGATCCGGCTCGGCCACGAGGCGATGCGCCGCCTCGGGATCAGGGCCCCGCGCATCGCCGTGTGCGGGCTCAACCCCCACGCCGGCGAGGGCGGGCTCTTCGGCGACGAGGAGCGGGTTGCCATCGGTCCCGCGATCGAGGACGCGCACGCCGAGGGGATCGACGCGACGGGCCCCTGGCCCGCCGACACGATCATGAGCCGCGCGCGCGGCGGCGAGGTCGACTGCGTCGTCGCGATGTACCACGACCAGGGGCACACGCCGGTCAAGACCCTCGGCTTCCGCTACGACGACGCGACCAAGGCGTGGACGGGGATGAGCGGGGTGAACGTGACGGTGGGCCTGCCGATCCTCCGCGTCTCGGTGGACCACGGCACCGCGTTTGACCGGGCCGGCCGGGGCACGGCGAACCCCGAGAGCATGATCGAAGCGATCCTGGTCGCCGCGGAACTGGCGCGTCACCGGCAGGCCTGAGCCGTGGGGCGCTACCGGATCGCGGTGCTCGCAGGGGACGGCATCGGCCCCGAAGTCATCGCCGAGGCGCTGAAGGTCCTCCGGGCGGTACCTGAGCCGGCGCGCCTCGCGCTCGACTTGGACCTCGCGGAGACCGGCGCCGGGTGCTACCAGCGGACCGGCGAGGACCTCCCGCGCGAGACGCTCGAGGTCAGCCAGGCGGCCGACGCGATCCTCTTCGGCGCCGCGGGCCTCCCCGAGGTCCGCCTCCCGGACGGGACCGAGGTCGCCCCCCAGCTCACCCTCCGCGTGCTCCTCGACCTCTACGTCGGCCTGCGTCCCATCAAGCTCTACCCCGGAGTGCGGAGCCCGCTCCGGCTCGCCGCGGACGAGCGCGTGGACTACGTGATCGTCCGCGAGAACACCGAGGGCCTCTACGCCTCCCGCGGCGCGGGCGTGCGCGTCGGGAACCAGGTCGTGACCGACACCCTGGTCGTCACGCGCGCCGGCACCGCCCGGATCTGTCGCCAGGCCTTCGACCTCGCGCGGCGGCGCGCCGGCGCCCCCCGCGACGGCCAGCGCCGGGTCACGTGCGTGGACAAGTCGAACGTGCTCAAGAGCTACGCGTTCTTCCGCGAGGTGTTCGACGAGGTGGCCGCGGACTACTCGGAGGTGCAGGCCGAGCACGCCTACATCGACGCGATGACCATGTACCTCGTCCAGGCCCCGTCCCGGTACGACGTGATCGTCGCCGAGAACATGTTCGGGGACATCCTCTCGGACCTCGCGGCCGCGACCGTCGGGGGGCTCGGCCTCGCGCCCTCGGGGGACGTCGGCGACCACTACGGCCTCTTCCAGCCCTCCCACGGAACCGCCCCCGACATCGCGGGAAAGGGGGT
This window of the Candidatus Rokuibacteriota bacterium genome carries:
- a CDS encoding 4-hydroxythreonine-4-phosphate dehydrogenase PdxA; its protein translation is RELRVIHVTTHVALRRVPDLVTRDRVLRTIRLGHEAMRRLGIRAPRIAVCGLNPHAGEGGLFGDEERVAIGPAIEDAHAEGIDATGPWPADTIMSRARGGEVDCVVAMYHDQGHTPVKTLGFRYDDATKAWTGMSGVNVTVGLPILRVSVDHGTAFDRAGRGTANPESMIEAILVAAELARHRQA
- a CDS encoding isocitrate/isopropylmalate dehydrogenase family protein, with protein sequence MGRYRIAVLAGDGIGPEVIAEALKVLRAVPEPARLALDLDLAETGAGCYQRTGEDLPRETLEVSQAADAILFGAAGLPEVRLPDGTEVAPQLTLRVLLDLYVGLRPIKLYPGVRSPLRLAADERVDYVIVRENTEGLYASRGAGVRVGNQVVTDTLVVTRAGTARICRQAFDLARRRAGAPRDGQRRVTCVDKSNVLKSYAFFREVFDEVAADYSEVQAEHAYIDAMTMYLVQAPSRYDVIVAENMFGDILSDLAAATVGGLGLAPSGDVGDHYGLFQPSHGTAPDIAGKGVANPLATILSAALMLDWLGRRTGDGDAEAAARRIEAAVAAVLAAGRVLTPDLGGSASTAAVGDAVAAAL